TTTGGTTGCTTCGGTTGCTCACCGATATCAGCATGGAAGCGTCAAAGGATGATCAACCAGAACATGATCAACAGGATTAACGGCAATGAGAGGCAACGGCAATTGTTTTTTCCCGTATTTTTATGAGTATTCTAGGAAAAATGTCTTCGACAGCGATCATTACAGGCTAGACGAGTCATAACTACCAACAAAAATGAAGATCAATCAAGATGAAAGTTCATGACACAACTGGAACAAACTGGTAAAATCACTACCAAACATGGATAGTCGTTTGGGTTTTTATCAAGCTTTTCGcattgaaaacatttccattcatATCCGCACGATATATTAACAACAGCCAAGTAGCGAGTAGGTTGTCAATTAGCTGACTCAACGAGTGCCATCAGCTCGCAACACGGTGTGCCAACCAACTTCAACTAGCATTCGATGACTGTCGGCGCCGCATTGTCGCGAACGTAGCTTATTTTTATATGCGAGAACCTTTTTGCGTGCAGAAACTTATCCGTTGATAAGAGAGCAAGAGCTTGTAAAATATGGAATTACTACCGTCGTTGGAATAGTTTTCAAGTAGGAGTGCAGTTAGACGAAATTAGAGGTCGATATGTTAGCGCATCCGGTACCATCTTGTCGATAGACTCCAGACTTGCCAAACCCCAATACCAGGGCGCTAGTGTGACGGGTAGCCAAAGTTGATGTACCTGAACCAGTTGATGTTGAGAGGTCATCGTTCACAAATGGCGTACAGTTTTCGAAGCACCTGTGATAAGATAATCAAGAGAAAACACACGATACCATTTCTTGGTGCTTAATTTTTCTCACCCTTGTTATCGGATGTaggtgtgcgagtgtgtgcggGTAAAGTTCTTTGGGTATTGAATGTAACTGATAAGCTTTCTTTTCTTGGCGAAAGGGCAATAGTGTTGTTTGGGCAATAGTTGCAATTGTGATTCTTCACATTCCAGTCATCTTGATCTGGAGCCACGCGTGCGGGCAAAGTGTTGTAATGTCTTGCGGCTAATGCAAGGTTGATCTTGCGAAAAGATAATAGTGAACCGCTCATAAATATCCCAACGTCAACGGTCAGTGTCGGTGGTCAGATTCCGGATATAGTCCCAACCCAGCCCCAACGTCGATGTCGATCATCTTCGGTTCGGAAATGAAAGCAATTTATTTGCTGTCGcttggtttgatttatttgtgcAAACCCGCTACAAGCCTCGGTAGGTGTAAGCGTCGACCGTCTGCGGATGCGTTGTGCCACGTTAGTAGTACAACACGTTGACACACCATCAACAAGAACGTGAAAATCGGCAACACAATTGCAACGGGTGGCTTCAACGAGgtgtaattcaatttttcagaAGAACCAAACACTACGCTGGCCCCGGTGgaaaattacaaaaccaatccGTACTGTTTCCGGTTTACGTGGATGGGCCCGAAGTACAACAAGGACACACCGTACAAAAATCTGAGCTGCGACAACATCCTGAAGAAGGCGAAAGGCATCCCGTGTTTTCATCCGCTGGTCATAACGAGTGAGTATGCGGTCGTCTGTTCGTCTTGCACCTTGCGTGTGCATTCCACAAGGTTGCAGTTCAATTTTTTGGTGGTCACGaattgggttttgtttgaacTCCTCGTGATATCGTTTTCTTTGCTGACTTTATATTTTGTGTATATGCCTCTTTTCGCTATCCTTCCTGGGTCTTGCAGACAACACTAACGTACCGGACACTAACTACATGTGGGAAGAGTATAAGGACAAACCGTCCCAAATTGCCTGCCGGCTAGTACGTGGTGAGGTGTGCGCACGGTACTCTTACCGCTACAATGGTGCAAGTAAGTGTCGACTACTTTGTTGCTCGCACTTGAAAAGCCTGCGGGCGTAGGGCATTGCGTCACACTTGTTCCGAGAGTCTAACTGTGGGTGTGGGTGAAATTTTCTTTCACAGTAGAAAACATAACCTACATGTGCGCGAAACTTAACGTGGACAATGAATCGTCTACCTCATCCAGCTGCTTCAAGGAGGACCGGCAAGGGCGAGAGATTgaggtgtgcgtgtgcgaatCGGCCGCTGGACGTACGCCGTGCAACCGATCGGCAAATGTGCTAGCGGATAGTGTTCCTGTTGCGCCATTGATGCTGGTAGTAGCCATGATTCAGCTGTTACTAATAAAGTGCTTACAGTGGCGGTAGTGTATACACGATttaaaactcgttttttttttagatattcTAGGAAGATTCTGTTCACTATTTCGCCGCCATATTGTAGTCATCAAGttaatgtgttgttttaaatgttcatACAGTTCGAATTAGTGTCTGTGGTTGTGTCAGCGATAGTGATAACGATAGTGTGGTTGGAATGTGATTGACAACAAGTGTGAATCTGATACCATGAAGTGTTAGAAGAAGCCTCCGTTCAGGCAGAATAGTAGTAGATTTGACTAATTACATTTAGTATTTCcgtaatattatttatttggaaTTCAAGATTTCATGGGATTTGGTTCCGGTCTAACTGTAAGTTTCTGAATC
This region of Anopheles marshallii chromosome 2, idAnoMarsDA_429_01, whole genome shotgun sequence genomic DNA includes:
- the LOC128708841 gene encoding uncharacterized protein LOC128708841, with translation MSIIFGSEMKAIYLLSLGLIYLCKPATSLEEPNTTLAPVENYKTNPYCFRFTWMGPKYNKDTPYKNLSCDNILKKAKGIPCFHPLVITNNTNVPDTNYMWEEYKDKPSQIACRLVRGEVCARYSYRYNGAIENITYMCAKLNVDNESSTSSSCFKEDRQGREIEVCVCESAAGRTPCNRSANVLADSVPVAPLMLVVAMIQLLLIKCLQWR